From the Notolabrus celidotus isolate fNotCel1 chromosome 12, fNotCel1.pri, whole genome shotgun sequence genome, one window contains:
- the clk2b gene encoding dual specificity protein kinase CLK2b, whose translation MGKTELNSLYKAFLDCICLCLPRSSHEAAVDNERDTESGHLIYRSGDVLENRYEIIDTLGEGTFGKVVQCLDHGRGGSQVALKIIKNLEKYKEAAKLEINVLEKIIEKDPTNKFHCVQMLDWFDYYGHVCISFELLSLSTFDFQKVNNFLPYPINQIRHMAHQICHAVSFLHDNKLTHTDLKPENILFVNSDFSLIYNPEKKCNERRVNNTTVRLVDFGSATFDHEHHSTVISTRHYRAPEVILELGWSHPCDVWSIGCILFEYYEGFTLYQTHDNKEHLAMMESILGPIPQRMIQRSRKQKYFQRGRLNWNECSKAGRYVKAKCKPLRKYLLSHGTEHHHFFNLLEKMLEYEASKRITLPSALCHPFFVYQGRTQVWRNSFEMSR comes from the exons ATGGGAAAGACAGAGCTAAACTCTCTCTATAAAGCCTTTCTGGACTGTATTTGCCTCTGCCTCCCC CGAAGCAGCCATGAGGCTGCAGTGGATAACGAGAGAGACACTGAGAGCGGTCACCTGATCTACAGAAGTGGGGACGTCCTGGAGAACAGAT ATGAGATTATTGACACTCTTGGTGAGGGAACTTTCGGGAAGGTGGTACAATGTTTGGACCACGGCAG AGGAGGAAGTCAAGTCGCTCTGAAGATCATAAAAAACTTGGAGAAATACAAAGAAGCAGCCAAATTGGaaatcaatgtgctggagaagaTAATCGAGAAAGATCCAACCAATAAATT TCACTGCGTGCAGATGCTTGACTGGTTTGACTACTACGGTCATGTGTGCATCTCTTTTGAACTACTGTCTCTCAGCACCTTTGACTTCCAGAAAGTGAACAACTTCCTGCCTTACCCCATTAACCAGATCCGACACATGGCGCACCAGATCTGCCACGCTGTCAGCT TTCTCCATGACAACAAGCTGACTCACACCGACCTGAAGCCTGAAAACATCCTCTTTGTCAACTCAGATTTCTCTCTCATATACAATCCTGAGAAG AAGTGCAATGAGAGGAGAGTAAATAACACCACAGTGCGGCTTGTTGACTTTGGCAGTGCCACCTTTGACCATGAACACCACTCTACCGTCATCTCAACACGACACTACAGAGCACCAGAAGTCATACTGG AGTTGGGTTGGAGTCATCCCTGTGACGTGTGGAGTATCGGTTGCATCCTGTTTGAATACTATGAAGGTTTCACACTCTACCAG ACTCATGACAACAAGGAGCACCTCGCAATGATGGAGAGTATACTGGGACCAATTCCTCAGAGAATGATACAAAGGAGCAG aaagcagaagtatTTCCAGCGGGGACGTCTCAACTGGAATGAGTGCTCTAAGGCTGGACGCTACGTGAAAGCCAAATGCAAACCACTAAGG AAGTATTTGTTATCACACGGGACCGAGCACcaccatttttttaatctcttggAGAAGATGCTGGAGTATGAGGCTTCAAAACGCATCACACTTCCTTCTGCGCTGTGTCATCCCTTCTTCGTCTATCAAGGAAGAACACAAGTCTGGAGGAACAGCTTTGAGATGAGCAGATGA
- the LOC117822963 gene encoding meiotic recombination protein REC8 homolog, with protein MFYYPPVLIRNTGCFSTIWLVATNGYRVTRRDFLKVNVIRTCDDLMNFVLERVPPSLPDLPRPRFSLYLSSQLQYGVVRVYHRQCAILLEELQDVVGRLAKQRTKKMDIDDHSRLALDLPDALSHLEESEGAPDPLFGVMYMRDAMPSPNTLIQMGREFLRETSPEHAERVSPASAAASDIGITASPENITLRETEPAAMPITEYEGVDLLEQHPATIDLLLDQMDNFLEGDLELSREAVTLGEQEREMERAEREGDLEREGTKEPTGSTIELQPTTTLSGEDAMFLPQEESGPPADQITPISVPPVPSPEPPTRGRERQSPVLEDVPPATVRKGTKRKKRQLIFIDPETQILQEVLEEQIKNLQTETRKLSYPLLPHQRMIPAAELLNRPCTLLPAEVQFLWKRAATVTSLSGSDLQVGERGPESTDSERERQGEAPEAAEIEEGRFKLSPMEVPRDVAEAEMFDFSAHGSLPLEVSDQREMSREASPMHTSDREETPISRSVPTLQDIPEVPDEMLAAEPLGLLPEELTEDEDAPQLFQSLLAPNVGRRTVSNIFQRLLETLSTGKFCVEQNEPYGDIWILPGPNYKEAVLTVTRLQSLSPDF; from the exons ATGTTTTACTACCCACCAGTTTTGATCCGTAACACGGGATGTTTTTCTACAATATG GCTGGTTGCTACCAATGGCTATAGAGTTACTCGCCGTGACTTCCTGAAAGTCAACGTCATAAGAACCTG CGATGACCTCATGAACTTCGTGCTGGAGCGAGTCCCACCATCTCTGCCTGATCTGCCCCGACCTCGCTTCTCCCTCTATCTTTCCTCCCAGCTGCAGTATGGCGTCGTCCGTGTTTACCACCGACAGTGTGCAATCCTCCTGG AAGAACTTCAGGACGTTGTGGGCCGGCTGGCAAAACAGAGGACAAAGAAAATGGATATAGATGACCACAGCAG ACTCGCTCTGGACTTGCCTGATGCCCTGTCTCACCTGGAAGAGTCAGAAGGAGCTCCAGACCCTTTATTTGGAGTGATGTACATGCGGGATGCAATGCCCAGTCCCAACACACTGATACAG ATGGGTCGGGAGTTTCTGAGAGAAACCTCTCCTGAGCATGCTGAACGGGTCAGTCCtgcttctgctgcagcttcagacATTG gcaTAACTGCATCTCCAGAAAACATCactctgagagagacagagccaGCTGCTATGCCTATCACAGAG TATGAAGGTGTGGACCTCCTTGAGCAGCATCCAGCCACTATTGACCTCCTCTTGGATCAAATGGACAACTTTCTGGAAG GAGATTTGGAGCTATCGAGAGAGGCAGTGACCCTAGGGGAgcaagagagggagatggaaagagctgaaagagagggagacctggagagagagggaacgaAAGAGCCCACAGGATCCACTATTGA ATTACAACCCACTACTACTCTTTCTGGTGAGGATGCGATGTTTTTGCCCCAAGAGGAGTCTGGACCCCCCGCAGACCAGATCACCCCCATCTCTGTGCCCCCGGTGCCTTCCCCAGAGCCACCAACAAGGGGACGTGAGAGACAAAGTCCGGTCTTAGAG GATGTTCCTCCTGCCACGGTGAGGAAGGGgacgaagaggaagaagaggcagcTTATCTTCATTGACCCTGAGACACAGATCTTACAGGAGGTGTTGGAGGAACAGATCAAAAACCTTCAAACTGAGACCAGGAAACTAAGTTACCCATTGCTCCCTCATCAAAGGATGATCCCTGCTGCTGAGCTCCTCAACAGGCCCTGCACCC TCTTGCCTGCAGAGGTGCAGTTTCTATGGAAACGAGCAGCGACTGTCACGTCTCTCTCTGGCTCGGACCTGCAGGTCGGGGAGAGAGGTCCTGAGTCCACCGActctgagagggaaagacagggaGAGGCACCTGAGGCGGCTGAAATTGAGGAAGGCAGATTCAAACTCAGCCCGatggaa GTCCCCAGAGATGTGGCAGAGGCAGAGATGTTTGATTTCTCAG cccATGGATCACTGCCACTGGAGGTCTCTGATCAAAGGGAAATGTCTCGAGAAGCTTCCCCCATGCACACCTCTGACAGAGAAGA GACCCCTATCTCTAGATCTGTCCCTACACTACAAGACATCCCAGAGGTGCCTGATGAAATGCTGGCCGCAGAGCCCCTTGG gtTACTGCCGGAGGAGTTGACCGAGGACGAAGATGCACCCCAGCTTTTTCAGTCTCTTCTGGCGCCAAATGTCGGCCGTCGAACTGTCAGCAACATTTTCCAGAGGCTCCTGG AAACTTTATCCACCGGGAAATTTTGTGTGGAGCAGAATGAGCCTTATGGTGACATATGGATTCTGCCTGGACCCAACTACAAAGAAGCAGTCCTGACTGTGACACGATTACAGTCCCTGTCTCCTGACTTTTAA